One genomic region from Pyrobaculum islandicum DSM 4184 encodes:
- a CDS encoding glucodextranase DOMON-like domain-containing protein, whose product MNSKHVVLTVILAVLIYAQGIFTVQTATDLAGDFKGPGWYVLPQNPVFKNGTVFDLTKFEVLYNATADALIFRVTFADLGGNPWNSETGFSLQYVQIYISRGFPGNPWGTVSCSILRPDDGNPAVGNAFFDTATRFFCPDPANLTQFKYTPGVKFSSSAPWDVAIFIGPKWGNETVNFVAVADVTGGTISVSPLPRVYAQGNSIIAVVPRKLIPPTTRLMSDFPQPTWRYYVLVTSYDGFGPGRIRPFGPLAQEWTVGVGAANASAILAGTLPRVLDVLGSNAQLRAFSKDSPTTLEPQALSWGNFPLAYTTSTVNRMIPVTVTKTDTLTVTETVTATKYVTTTATSYVTQTQQIYVPYVDPMSYVVLGIGVLAGIVGALAAARRK is encoded by the coding sequence ATGAATTCCAAACACGTAGTTCTGACAGTTATATTGGCTGTATTAATATATGCACAAGGGATATTTACTGTCCAAACAGCTACAGACCTTGCAGGAGATTTCAAAGGCCCTGGTTGGTACGTCCTGCCACAAAACCCAGTGTTTAAAAACGGCACCGTGTTTGATCTCACAAAGTTTGAAGTTCTTTATAACGCTACGGCAGACGCCCTTATATTTAGAGTGACTTTTGCAGATCTAGGGGGAAATCCCTGGAATTCTGAGACAGGCTTTTCGCTCCAGTATGTGCAGATATACATCAGCAGAGGGTTCCCCGGCAATCCCTGGGGCACAGTATCTTGTAGTATACTAAGGCCAGACGACGGCAACCCCGCAGTGGGCAACGCCTTTTTTGATACGGCTACGCGCTTCTTCTGCCCAGATCCGGCAAATCTAACTCAGTTTAAATACACGCCGGGGGTTAAATTCTCAAGCTCTGCTCCCTGGGATGTAGCAATCTTCATAGGGCCAAAGTGGGGTAACGAAACTGTCAATTTTGTCGCCGTGGCCGACGTCACAGGCGGCACGATAAGCGTATCTCCACTGCCACGTGTATATGCCCAAGGCAACTCTATCATAGCCGTGGTACCCAGAAAGCTAATACCGCCAACTACGAGACTTATGAGTGACTTTCCACAACCTACGTGGAGATATTACGTGTTAGTCACGTCTTACGACGGCTTTGGGCCAGGTAGAATAAGGCCATTTGGGCCGTTGGCGCAAGAGTGGACTGTTGGCGTCGGCGCTGCCAACGCCTCGGCTATTCTAGCTGGCACATTGCCTAGAGTTCTCGACGTCTTAGGTTCTAACGCCCAGTTAAGGGCGTTTTCAAAAGACTCGCCGACAACTTTAGAACCGCAGGCATTAAGCTGGGGCAACTTCCCGCTAGCCTACACTACATCGACAGTCAATAGAATGATCCCAGTGACAGTCACAAAAACAGACACCCTAACTGTAACAGAGACAGTAACTGCGACAAAATACGTGACAACAACGGCGACTTCTTATGTTACACAAACACAACAAATTTATGTGCCGTATGTTGATCCCATGAGCTATGTCGTCCTTGGGATAGGAGTGCTCGCGGGGATAGTGGGAGCTCTTGCAGCCGCTAGACGTAAGTAA
- a CDS encoding DUF2192 domain-containing protein, which translates to MEVVKHLHKSRIETALVLLERVLTGVITSRSDLVAELQTLYRERGIEPFRGLSREGIYDKEIATVYLVGVHGVGVLSPGDFDNIFYIENRSMEALEIVKSVTEILSPELKELLRKKTEDIKGKSWEDKVFRVLRLVFTGTILGYYPEMLLVKAIKTYEIAYPELSERLINYAAFYSAYKIAEDIALGKIRSPEDLKIQKYAYCLKLGFQKCKPSDKLIAEVATAVYKVNKTTLVRLFAKGVLPKLE; encoded by the coding sequence ATGGAGGTGGTAAAACATTTACACAAAAGTAGAATTGAGACAGCCCTAGTCCTACTTGAGCGGGTTCTCACAGGCGTTATAACCTCCCGCTCTGACCTAGTAGCCGAGCTACAGACACTATATAGAGAAAGAGGTATTGAACCATTCCGCGGTCTCTCCAGAGAAGGGATTTATGACAAAGAGATAGCTACTGTATATCTAGTAGGAGTCCACGGCGTGGGAGTTCTCTCGCCAGGGGATTTCGATAATATATTCTACATCGAGAACAGATCTATGGAAGCATTAGAGATAGTAAAGTCTGTCACAGAGATTCTGTCTCCAGAGTTGAAAGAGTTGCTTAGGAAAAAGACAGAAGACATAAAGGGCAAGTCGTGGGAAGATAAAGTATTTAGAGTTTTACGGCTGGTATTTACGGGAACGATTCTTGGGTATTACCCAGAGATGTTGCTTGTAAAAGCTATAAAGACATATGAAATAGCATATCCAGAGCTCTCCGAACGTCTTATCAACTATGCAGCATTTTACAGCGCGTATAAAATAGCCGAAGATATAGCTCTTGGCAAAATAAGAAGCCCTGAAGACCTAAAAATACAGAAATATGCATATTGCCTAAAACTCGGCTTTCAAAAGTGTAAACCATCTGACAAATTAATAGCCGAAGTGGCCACTGCGGTGTATAAAGTAAACAAAACAACACTTGTTAGACTATTTGCTAAAGGCGTACTTCCAAAACTTGAGTAA
- a CDS encoding 50S ribosomal protein L16, whose protein sequence is MPVRPARCYRRIKGPPYTREEYIHGAPMIQIPKFDMGVTSAAARAAFSMVAKLVVEERGQIRMQALEAARQMAYKYLSKYVGDANYYLRLNVVPHHVLRENRMLAMAGADRLQEGMRLAFGSPAGRAARVEPGQVIFYAEFRPEHIAHIKEALRRAASKLPLPTRIVIETKDDGGGKTFTQK, encoded by the coding sequence ATGCCAGTTAGACCTGCACGTTGTTATAGGCGGATAAAGGGACCCCCCTATACGAGGGAGGAGTATATACATGGTGCCCCAATGATCCAGATACCTAAGTTCGATATGGGTGTCACAAGCGCGGCCGCCAGGGCGGCGTTTTCAATGGTTGCAAAACTGGTAGTAGAGGAGAGGGGGCAGATCAGAATGCAGGCATTAGAGGCTGCTAGACAGATGGCATATAAATACCTCTCTAAGTATGTTGGAGACGCCAATTACTACCTCAGGCTCAATGTAGTTCCACACCATGTGCTAAGAGAAAACAGAATGTTGGCCATGGCCGGCGCCGACCGTCTACAGGAGGGGATGAGACTAGCCTTTGGCTCTCCCGCAGGGAGGGCCGCAAGAGTAGAGCCAGGGCAGGTGATATTTTATGCAGAATTTAGGCCGGAGCATATAGCCCATATAAAAGAGGCTTTGAGACGCGCCGCTTCTAAATTACCGTTGCCAACACGCATAGTTATAGAGACTAAGGACGATGGAGGTGGTAAAACATTTACACAAAAGTAG